From a region of the Mytilus galloprovincialis chromosome 3, xbMytGall1.hap1.1, whole genome shotgun sequence genome:
- the LOC143067598 gene encoding golgin-45-like isoform X2 has translation MALSIPPSAKILTSSKSEIQISHDGISSLKSKGRQLPRPPTVPNDLSKGTVLVRHPLPKYSFQSTLGKKKAETSKSLSELNKVDKSDKNDTTSLPIGTVKPVSKVEPYLDQDEKNQSNIRPQSEAPKLEMVIRNASPLDWPGSEAEVKRLKAEVVKLRGELDVQVKVNSELKKLLVASVGDDLHSRVERLARDRAELTQELGFTTKKRSEDYENLDAISIQADMWRSKYLASRVMSDELASAKSFFAMQYQESQNAVQQLLDERHELRSNMVECNRSLQQIRAAFDPLNIHRSVPQNSNNNLDLAKANHNLSESIKYRLLPSNRTPEISINMDLRWEDTLTHAESYAYEILSRRITTDDIKSHHPAITCNPESAVIPRYHPKAKFDNLTFNCCPHCAGEIIAV, from the exons ATGGCACTAAGTATTCCACCTTCTGCTAAAATATTAACATCAAGCAAAAGTGAAATTCAAATTTCCCATGATGGAATTTCAAGTCTGAAGTCCAAAGGGAGACAATTACCAAGACCACCTACAGTACCTAATGATTTATCTAAAGGAACTGTTTTAGTTCGACATCCACTGCCAAAATACAGTTTTCAATCCACTTTAGGAAAAAAGAAAGCAGAAACCTCTAAAAGTTTAAGTGAACTTAATAAAGTGgacaaaagtgataaaaatgacACTACATCCTTACCAATAGGTACTGTAAAACCTGTCAGTAAAGTAGAACCATATTTAGACCaggatgaaaaaaatcaatcaaatataaGACCGCAAAGTGAGGCACCAAAACTGGAAATGGTCATAAGAAATGCCTCCCCATTAGACTGGCCTGGTAGTGAGGCAGAGGTCAAAAGGTTAAAGGCTGAGGTTGTTAAGCTGAGAGGGGAACTGGATGTTCaggtcaag GTTAATTCTGAATTAAAGAAACTATTAGTAGCCTCAGTAGGGGATGATTTGCATTCAAGAGTAGAAAGACTTGCAAG aGATCGAGCTGAATTAACCCAGGAGTTGGGATTCACTACAAAGAAGAGATCAGAGGATTATGAAAACTTAGATGCAATTTCAATACAGGCTGATATGTGGAGAAGTAAATATTTGGCAAGCAG aGTAATGAGTGATGAATTAGCTAGTGCAAAATCCTTTTTTGCTATGCAGTATCAGGAATCCCAGAATGCAGTGCAACAGTTATTAGATGAGAGACATGAATTGAGATCAAACATGGTAGAATGTAATAG ATCTTTACAGCAGATTAGAGCAGCATTTGACCCCTTGAACATTCATAGATCAGTTCCTCAGAATTCTAACAATAATCTGGACCTTGCCAAAGCCAATCATAATCTATCAGAAAGTATTAAATATAGACTGTTACCCAGTAATAGGACACCAGAGATCAGCATTAATATGGACCTAAGATGGGAGGACACACTCACACATGCTGAGTCGTATGCTTATGAG ATTTTGTCGAGAAGAATAACTACAGATGACATAAAATCTCATCATCCAGCCATAACATGTAACCCCGAGTCAGCAGTAATACCAAGATATCACCCAAAAGCTAAATTTGACAATTTAACATTCAACTGTTGTCCTCATTGTGCAGGGGAAATAATTGCTGTATAA
- the LOC143067598 gene encoding golgin-45-like isoform X1: MYHYVQVKQVNNTGTFLTAGILSIFLVIVMALSIPPSAKILTSSKSEIQISHDGISSLKSKGRQLPRPPTVPNDLSKGTVLVRHPLPKYSFQSTLGKKKAETSKSLSELNKVDKSDKNDTTSLPIGTVKPVSKVEPYLDQDEKNQSNIRPQSEAPKLEMVIRNASPLDWPGSEAEVKRLKAEVVKLRGELDVQVKVNSELKKLLVASVGDDLHSRVERLARDRAELTQELGFTTKKRSEDYENLDAISIQADMWRSKYLASRVMSDELASAKSFFAMQYQESQNAVQQLLDERHELRSNMVECNRSLQQIRAAFDPLNIHRSVPQNSNNNLDLAKANHNLSESIKYRLLPSNRTPEISINMDLRWEDTLTHAESYAYEILSRRITTDDIKSHHPAITCNPESAVIPRYHPKAKFDNLTFNCCPHCAGEIIAV; this comes from the exons ATGTATCACTATGTCCAGGTAAAACAGGTAAATAACACTGGGACATTTCTTACTGCAGGCATTTTAAGTATTTTCCTTGTAATT gtAATGGCACTAAGTATTCCACCTTCTGCTAAAATATTAACATCAAGCAAAAGTGAAATTCAAATTTCCCATGATGGAATTTCAAGTCTGAAGTCCAAAGGGAGACAATTACCAAGACCACCTACAGTACCTAATGATTTATCTAAAGGAACTGTTTTAGTTCGACATCCACTGCCAAAATACAGTTTTCAATCCACTTTAGGAAAAAAGAAAGCAGAAACCTCTAAAAGTTTAAGTGAACTTAATAAAGTGgacaaaagtgataaaaatgacACTACATCCTTACCAATAGGTACTGTAAAACCTGTCAGTAAAGTAGAACCATATTTAGACCaggatgaaaaaaatcaatcaaatataaGACCGCAAAGTGAGGCACCAAAACTGGAAATGGTCATAAGAAATGCCTCCCCATTAGACTGGCCTGGTAGTGAGGCAGAGGTCAAAAGGTTAAAGGCTGAGGTTGTTAAGCTGAGAGGGGAACTGGATGTTCaggtcaag GTTAATTCTGAATTAAAGAAACTATTAGTAGCCTCAGTAGGGGATGATTTGCATTCAAGAGTAGAAAGACTTGCAAG aGATCGAGCTGAATTAACCCAGGAGTTGGGATTCACTACAAAGAAGAGATCAGAGGATTATGAAAACTTAGATGCAATTTCAATACAGGCTGATATGTGGAGAAGTAAATATTTGGCAAGCAG aGTAATGAGTGATGAATTAGCTAGTGCAAAATCCTTTTTTGCTATGCAGTATCAGGAATCCCAGAATGCAGTGCAACAGTTATTAGATGAGAGACATGAATTGAGATCAAACATGGTAGAATGTAATAG ATCTTTACAGCAGATTAGAGCAGCATTTGACCCCTTGAACATTCATAGATCAGTTCCTCAGAATTCTAACAATAATCTGGACCTTGCCAAAGCCAATCATAATCTATCAGAAAGTATTAAATATAGACTGTTACCCAGTAATAGGACACCAGAGATCAGCATTAATATGGACCTAAGATGGGAGGACACACTCACACATGCTGAGTCGTATGCTTATGAG ATTTTGTCGAGAAGAATAACTACAGATGACATAAAATCTCATCATCCAGCCATAACATGTAACCCCGAGTCAGCAGTAATACCAAGATATCACCCAAAAGCTAAATTTGACAATTTAACATTCAACTGTTGTCCTCATTGTGCAGGGGAAATAATTGCTGTATAA